A part of Diprion similis isolate iyDipSimi1 chromosome 12, iyDipSimi1.1, whole genome shotgun sequence genomic DNA contains:
- the LOC124412806 gene encoding phenoloxidase-activating factor 2 isoform X4, producing the protein MKWTTRLTTLSALFGAFFVAAQQQGCTDAKGGLDCLIDNVYKPSSTASTGPVASSTVQEDNCECVPYYQCQNDTITTQGIGLIDIRLMGPCDDYLNVCCKPPDVLKPNEAIKPQPTQRTGCGRRNPDGIGFRITGNNDNEAQFGEFPWMVAVLREQNITNNSAPINVYQCGGALIHPQVVLTAAHCVNGKEAHTLKIRAGEWDTQRRNEILPHQDRNVSKIVVHENFHSGALYNNVALMILETPVDIAENVDVVCLPETSEIFDGSRCYASGWGKDIFGKEGRYQVILKSIDLPVVPHDVCQTTLRTTRLGKYFILDPSFICAGGEPGKDTCKGDGGSPLVCPLKSDPTRYVQAGIVAWGIGCGEKRVPGVYANVARLRAWIDEQMVFNNLDISTYRA; encoded by the exons ATGAAGTGGACGACGAGGTTGACGACGCTTTCGGCGCTTTTCGGCGCATTCTTCGTCGCAGCGCAGCAGCAAGGATGCACCGACGCCAAAGGTGGTTTGGACTGCCTGATCGACAACGTGTACAAGCCATCGAGCACAGCGTCGACAGGTCCTGTCGCAAGCTCGACGGTTCAAGAAGATAATTGCGAATGCGTGCCGTACTATCAGTGCCAGAACGACACGATAACCACTCAAGGAATTGGCTTAATTGATATCAG ACTGATGGGGCCTTGCGACGACTATTTGAACGTGTGCTGCAAGCCGCCAGACGTTCTCAAACCAAACGAAGCAATCAAGCCGCAGCCGACACAGCGGACGGGATGCGGTCGACGCAACCCGGACGGCATTGGTTTCAGGATAACCGGAAACAACGATAACGAGGCTCAGTTTGGCGAGTTTCCGTGGATGGTTGCCGTCCTCAGGGAGCAGAATATCACTAACAATTCCGCACCGATCAACGTTTATCAGTGCGGTGGCGCCCTGATCCACCCTCAGGTTGTCCTTACCGCTGCTCACTGCGTTAATGG GAAAGAGGCTCACACATTGAAAATCAGAGCCGGGGAATGGGACACCCAGAGAAGGAACGAAATTTTGCCACATCAGGACCGAAACGTATCGAAGATCGTCGTCCACGAGAACTTCCACTCGGGCGCCCTCTACAACAACGTCGCTCTAATGATTCTTGAGACACCCGTCGATATTGCCGAGAATGTTGATGTTGTCTGCCTACCCGAAACAAGCGAGATCTTTGACGGATCACGGTGCTACGCCAGCGGATGGGGCAAGGACATTTTCG GTAAGGAAGGTCGCTACCAGGTGATCCTGAAGAGCATAGATCTCCCCGTTGTTCCCCACGACGTGTGCCAAACTACTTTGCGTACCACCCGTCTCGGAAAGTACTTCATACTGGATCCGTCGTTTATATGCGCTGGCGGAGAACCCGGCAAGGACACCTGCAAG GGTGACGGTGGAAGTCCTCTCGTATGCCCGCTGAAGAGTGACCCGACGCGATACGTCCAGGCTGGTATTGTCGCCTGGGGAATCGGTTGTGGGGAAAAACGCGTTCCTGGTGTTTATGCAAACGTTGCTCGTCTGCGTGCATGGATCGATGAGCAGATGGTTTTCAATAACTTGGACATATCCACGTACCGGGCCTAA
- the LOC124412806 gene encoding phenoloxidase-activating factor 2 isoform X3, which yields MKWTTRLTTLSALFGAFFVAAQQQGCTDAKGGLDCLIDNVYKPSSTASTGPVASSTVQEDNCECVPYYQCQNDTITTQGIGLIDIRLMGPCDDYLNVCCKPPDVLKPNEAIKPQPTQRTGCGRRNPDGIGFRITGNNDNEAQFGEFPWMVAVLREQNITNNSAPINVYQCGGALIHPQVVLTAAHCVNGRRKEAHTLKIRAGEWDTQRRNEILPHQDRNVSKIVVHENFHSGALYNNVALMILETPVDIAENVDVVCLPETSEIFDGSRCYASGWGKDIFGKEGRYQVILKSIDLPVVPHDVCQTTLRTTRLGKYFILDPSFICAGGEPGKDTCKGDGGSPLVCPLKSDPTRYVQAGIVAWGIGCGEKRVPGVYANVARLRAWIDEQMVFNNLDISTYRA from the exons ATGAAGTGGACGACGAGGTTGACGACGCTTTCGGCGCTTTTCGGCGCATTCTTCGTCGCAGCGCAGCAGCAAGGATGCACCGACGCCAAAGGTGGTTTGGACTGCCTGATCGACAACGTGTACAAGCCATCGAGCACAGCGTCGACAGGTCCTGTCGCAAGCTCGACGGTTCAAGAAGATAATTGCGAATGCGTGCCGTACTATCAGTGCCAGAACGACACGATAACCACTCAAGGAATTGGCTTAATTGATATCAG ACTGATGGGGCCTTGCGACGACTATTTGAACGTGTGCTGCAAGCCGCCAGACGTTCTCAAACCAAACGAAGCAATCAAGCCGCAGCCGACACAGCGGACGGGATGCGGTCGACGCAACCCGGACGGCATTGGTTTCAGGATAACCGGAAACAACGATAACGAGGCTCAGTTTGGCGAGTTTCCGTGGATGGTTGCCGTCCTCAGGGAGCAGAATATCACTAACAATTCCGCACCGATCAACGTTTATCAGTGCGGTGGCGCCCTGATCCACCCTCAGGTTGTCCTTACCGCTGCTCACTGCGTTAATGG GCGTAGGAAAGAGGCTCACACATTGAAAATCAGAGCCGGGGAATGGGACACCCAGAGAAGGAACGAAATTTTGCCACATCAGGACCGAAACGTATCGAAGATCGTCGTCCACGAGAACTTCCACTCGGGCGCCCTCTACAACAACGTCGCTCTAATGATTCTTGAGACACCCGTCGATATTGCCGAGAATGTTGATGTTGTCTGCCTACCCGAAACAAGCGAGATCTTTGACGGATCACGGTGCTACGCCAGCGGATGGGGCAAGGACATTTTCG GTAAGGAAGGTCGCTACCAGGTGATCCTGAAGAGCATAGATCTCCCCGTTGTTCCCCACGACGTGTGCCAAACTACTTTGCGTACCACCCGTCTCGGAAAGTACTTCATACTGGATCCGTCGTTTATATGCGCTGGCGGAGAACCCGGCAAGGACACCTGCAAG GGTGACGGTGGAAGTCCTCTCGTATGCCCGCTGAAGAGTGACCCGACGCGATACGTCCAGGCTGGTATTGTCGCCTGGGGAATCGGTTGTGGGGAAAAACGCGTTCCTGGTGTTTATGCAAACGTTGCTCGTCTGCGTGCATGGATCGATGAGCAGATGGTTTTCAATAACTTGGACATATCCACGTACCGGGCCTAA
- the LOC124412806 gene encoding phenoloxidase-activating factor 2 isoform X2: MKWTTRLTTLSALFGAFFVAAQQQGCTDAKGGLDCLIDNVYKPSSTASTGPVASSTVQEDNCECVPYYQCQNDTITTQGIGLIDIRFGGSSPTSDGSSRLMGPCDDYLNVCCKPPDVLKPNEAIKPQPTQRTGCGRRNPDGIGFRITGNNDNEAQFGEFPWMVAVLREQNITNNSAPINVYQCGGALIHPQVVLTAAHCVNGKEAHTLKIRAGEWDTQRRNEILPHQDRNVSKIVVHENFHSGALYNNVALMILETPVDIAENVDVVCLPETSEIFDGSRCYASGWGKDIFGKEGRYQVILKSIDLPVVPHDVCQTTLRTTRLGKYFILDPSFICAGGEPGKDTCKGDGGSPLVCPLKSDPTRYVQAGIVAWGIGCGEKRVPGVYANVARLRAWIDEQMVFNNLDISTYRA, translated from the exons ATGAAGTGGACGACGAGGTTGACGACGCTTTCGGCGCTTTTCGGCGCATTCTTCGTCGCAGCGCAGCAGCAAGGATGCACCGACGCCAAAGGTGGTTTGGACTGCCTGATCGACAACGTGTACAAGCCATCGAGCACAGCGTCGACAGGTCCTGTCGCAAGCTCGACGGTTCAAGAAGATAATTGCGAATGCGTGCCGTACTATCAGTGCCAGAACGACACGATAACCACTCAAGGAATTGGCTTAATTGATATCAGGTTCGGTGGTAGTAGCCCTACGTCAGATGGGTCGAGCAG ACTGATGGGGCCTTGCGACGACTATTTGAACGTGTGCTGCAAGCCGCCAGACGTTCTCAAACCAAACGAAGCAATCAAGCCGCAGCCGACACAGCGGACGGGATGCGGTCGACGCAACCCGGACGGCATTGGTTTCAGGATAACCGGAAACAACGATAACGAGGCTCAGTTTGGCGAGTTTCCGTGGATGGTTGCCGTCCTCAGGGAGCAGAATATCACTAACAATTCCGCACCGATCAACGTTTATCAGTGCGGTGGCGCCCTGATCCACCCTCAGGTTGTCCTTACCGCTGCTCACTGCGTTAATGG GAAAGAGGCTCACACATTGAAAATCAGAGCCGGGGAATGGGACACCCAGAGAAGGAACGAAATTTTGCCACATCAGGACCGAAACGTATCGAAGATCGTCGTCCACGAGAACTTCCACTCGGGCGCCCTCTACAACAACGTCGCTCTAATGATTCTTGAGACACCCGTCGATATTGCCGAGAATGTTGATGTTGTCTGCCTACCCGAAACAAGCGAGATCTTTGACGGATCACGGTGCTACGCCAGCGGATGGGGCAAGGACATTTTCG GTAAGGAAGGTCGCTACCAGGTGATCCTGAAGAGCATAGATCTCCCCGTTGTTCCCCACGACGTGTGCCAAACTACTTTGCGTACCACCCGTCTCGGAAAGTACTTCATACTGGATCCGTCGTTTATATGCGCTGGCGGAGAACCCGGCAAGGACACCTGCAAG GGTGACGGTGGAAGTCCTCTCGTATGCCCGCTGAAGAGTGACCCGACGCGATACGTCCAGGCTGGTATTGTCGCCTGGGGAATCGGTTGTGGGGAAAAACGCGTTCCTGGTGTTTATGCAAACGTTGCTCGTCTGCGTGCATGGATCGATGAGCAGATGGTTTTCAATAACTTGGACATATCCACGTACCGGGCCTAA
- the LOC124412806 gene encoding phenoloxidase-activating factor 2 isoform X1, with amino-acid sequence MKWTTRLTTLSALFGAFFVAAQQQGCTDAKGGLDCLIDNVYKPSSTASTGPVASSTVQEDNCECVPYYQCQNDTITTQGIGLIDIRFGGSSPTSDGSSRLMGPCDDYLNVCCKPPDVLKPNEAIKPQPTQRTGCGRRNPDGIGFRITGNNDNEAQFGEFPWMVAVLREQNITNNSAPINVYQCGGALIHPQVVLTAAHCVNGRRKEAHTLKIRAGEWDTQRRNEILPHQDRNVSKIVVHENFHSGALYNNVALMILETPVDIAENVDVVCLPETSEIFDGSRCYASGWGKDIFGKEGRYQVILKSIDLPVVPHDVCQTTLRTTRLGKYFILDPSFICAGGEPGKDTCKGDGGSPLVCPLKSDPTRYVQAGIVAWGIGCGEKRVPGVYANVARLRAWIDEQMVFNNLDISTYRA; translated from the exons ATGAAGTGGACGACGAGGTTGACGACGCTTTCGGCGCTTTTCGGCGCATTCTTCGTCGCAGCGCAGCAGCAAGGATGCACCGACGCCAAAGGTGGTTTGGACTGCCTGATCGACAACGTGTACAAGCCATCGAGCACAGCGTCGACAGGTCCTGTCGCAAGCTCGACGGTTCAAGAAGATAATTGCGAATGCGTGCCGTACTATCAGTGCCAGAACGACACGATAACCACTCAAGGAATTGGCTTAATTGATATCAGGTTCGGTGGTAGTAGCCCTACGTCAGATGGGTCGAGCAG ACTGATGGGGCCTTGCGACGACTATTTGAACGTGTGCTGCAAGCCGCCAGACGTTCTCAAACCAAACGAAGCAATCAAGCCGCAGCCGACACAGCGGACGGGATGCGGTCGACGCAACCCGGACGGCATTGGTTTCAGGATAACCGGAAACAACGATAACGAGGCTCAGTTTGGCGAGTTTCCGTGGATGGTTGCCGTCCTCAGGGAGCAGAATATCACTAACAATTCCGCACCGATCAACGTTTATCAGTGCGGTGGCGCCCTGATCCACCCTCAGGTTGTCCTTACCGCTGCTCACTGCGTTAATGG GCGTAGGAAAGAGGCTCACACATTGAAAATCAGAGCCGGGGAATGGGACACCCAGAGAAGGAACGAAATTTTGCCACATCAGGACCGAAACGTATCGAAGATCGTCGTCCACGAGAACTTCCACTCGGGCGCCCTCTACAACAACGTCGCTCTAATGATTCTTGAGACACCCGTCGATATTGCCGAGAATGTTGATGTTGTCTGCCTACCCGAAACAAGCGAGATCTTTGACGGATCACGGTGCTACGCCAGCGGATGGGGCAAGGACATTTTCG GTAAGGAAGGTCGCTACCAGGTGATCCTGAAGAGCATAGATCTCCCCGTTGTTCCCCACGACGTGTGCCAAACTACTTTGCGTACCACCCGTCTCGGAAAGTACTTCATACTGGATCCGTCGTTTATATGCGCTGGCGGAGAACCCGGCAAGGACACCTGCAAG GGTGACGGTGGAAGTCCTCTCGTATGCCCGCTGAAGAGTGACCCGACGCGATACGTCCAGGCTGGTATTGTCGCCTGGGGAATCGGTTGTGGGGAAAAACGCGTTCCTGGTGTTTATGCAAACGTTGCTCGTCTGCGTGCATGGATCGATGAGCAGATGGTTTTCAATAACTTGGACATATCCACGTACCGGGCCTAA